Part of the Paenibacillus kyungheensis genome, AGCGTTATTTTATTTCTGCTCTGTTGTGTTGTCTATCAATTAGCAGTAACAGGAATTGCGCAAGCATTTATGTCCAAGCAAGCGGATGGCAGTCTTATTTATAATAGTAACAATCAAGTGGTGGGTTCAGCATTGGTCGGACAAGCATTTACTGAACCTCAATATTTTCAAGGACGGATATCAAGTATAGATTACAATGCAAATGGATCAGGATCGCCGAACTTTGCACCGTCTAATCCAGAATTACTGAAACGTCTCCAAGAATCTGTCAGCACATGGCAAAAGCAAAATCCAGATGTTCCGGTATCTTCATTACCTGTTGATCTGATTACCAATTCAGGGTCAGGACTAGATCCTGATATCAGCCCTGAATCAGCGACTGCTCAGATACCAAGAATCAGTAATCTAACTGGGGTGTCCACAGATCAGCTCCAAACATTAGTTCAACAAAATACGATGTCCAGACAGTTGGGGATATTCGGCGAACCTGCTGTTAATGTACTAAAACTGAATATGGCTCTTCAACAAGAGTTGTCTAAATCATGAGTACTTTTCGCCGCAAAACACCTGAAGAATTGTTACAAATGATCACCAAATTAAAGCAAGGACGTTTGAAGGTATATATCGGAGCCGTAAGTGGCTCCGGTAAAACGTACCATATGTTACGTGATGGTCAGATGCTTCGTCATGAAGGAATAGATGTTGTGATATGTGCAGTATCTACATTACAGCGTCCGGAAACGATGCAACAATTAGGCGATCTAGAACGCATTCCAAGTATTCATTGGATCAAAGAAGATAAGCAAGGACAGACATGGGAACAAAAAGATTTGAATCTGGAAAAAATTATTGAGCGCAATCCAGAAGTGGTATTAGTGGATCATCTGGCTCATATGAATCGACCTGAAGCAGAGCATCGGACACGGTGGGAAGATATTCGTTATTTATTAGAACATGGAATTAGTGTGATGGTTACCGTCAATGTCTATGAGCTGGAAGGTTCTGCTCAATTGGCACAACAGTATATAGGTCGTGAAGTCGAATGTACTGTACCGTCAGATACACTACATCAAGCAGACGAAGTTCGCTTAATCGATGTTACCCCAGAAGTCATTTTGCAACGGTATTCTGCTGGTCTTTTGGATAACAGCAGTGATCGTGCTTTTTTTGAACGTGGAAATCTAGCAGTACTGCGTGAATTGGCATTACGTACTGTTGCTGAAGGGGTCGGTGGAACACTGGAAAAGCATCGTGCAGAACAGGGACTGACCGGCCCGACAGGAACAGCAGAGCGTATTATGGTGTCTGTACAATATCACTGGAATGGATCGATTTATATTCGGCGTGGGCAACAGATTGCCCGTCGTTTGAGTGGAGATTTGTTAGTGGTTTCTTTTCAAAATAAAGCACGCAAACTCAATCGTGAAGAAGAGACATTCAAGCGTTCGATTCGTGAGTTATCTACGCAAGTCGGAGGGGTATTTGAAGAAGTTGCAATGATCTCCAAACGAAGACTGCCAAGACAGGTGGTTCGTTATGCCAAAGAGCATCAGGTTACACGCATTGTATTAGGACATTCACGTCAAAATCGCTGGCAAGAATGGATCAATCGCTCTGTTATTAATGGAGTCTTGTTAATGACACGTGATATTGATATTTTTTTGATGGCAGATCGTGCCGAGCAAGAAGGCGAACGTATTTTACCTGCTAAAACAACCAAATTACCTGCTATCAAAAAAGAAGATTCGTATCGCCGTTTACCTTCAGAAGAAATCGCCCGTCAAATCGATCATATTCGGCGCGGAACATTCAAAGTCTATGTAGGCGCTGCACCAGGGGTCGGCAAAACATATACTATGTTACGTGAAGGCAATGAATTACGTCGGCAAGGGATCGATGTAGTGATCGGATTACTTGAAACGCATGGACGGCAGGAGACCGCAGACCAAGCAGCATCTTTGCCTTTACTTTCCAGACAAATTATCAAATATGGTGATCATCATTTAGAAGAGTTAGATGTGGAGCAAATCATTGCACGCAATCCAGAAGTGGTGTTAGTGGATGAACTTGCTCATACGAATGTGCCAGGTAGTCGTAATAGCAAACGGTATGAAGATATTACAGAATTGCTAGCAGCAGGCATTTCCGTCATTTCTACTGTTAATATTCAACATCTAGAAAGTTTGAACGATGCTGTTGAACAAATCACAGGGATTCGTGTACGGGAGACGGTACCGGATTCGATTTTGCATTTGGCAGATGAAGTGGAGTTAATCGATGTAACACCACAGACGTTACGCCAGCGATTACAAGAAGGCAAAATCTATGCGTCATCCAAAGTCGAACAAGCACTGAGTAACTTTTTTAAAATGGGAAATCTGATTGCTTTGCGTGAATTGGCATTGCGAGAAGTAGCCGATGATGTAGATGAACGATTAGAATCGTGGGAACGCAAAGATTCATTACGTGGACCGTGGCAAAGAGAAGAAATTATTTTTGTAGGTGTCAAATTAGATCATGAAGCAGAGCGTCTTATTCGGCGAGGATTCCGTATTGCTTATCGGCTCAAAGCCAAATTGATTGTGTCGTATATTCATATCGGTAGCGAATTTTCGCTGGCAGGCGCTATAGCGGATAAAGCAGATAAATTACACCATTTAACAGTACGTCTAGGTGGAGAATTTGAGATTCAATATCAACCGCTACGTCAACGTCTAGCACAATCTATCGTAGAAGAAGCACAATCTCATCATGCAACACAGATGATTCTTGGACAGACAAGTACCCCACCTTGGAAAAGATGGGGCAGAGATTCATTATTAAAAAAAGTATTACGACATGCACGCAATATGGATATTCTGGTGGTAGCCGATCGAGAAAGTTAGTAGCAATCGATGCAGATATAACTAATTTGCAAATAGTTTATCTATTATATAATACTTGCTGTTACTCGATCTCAATATCACCAGACGAAGTATTTGCTTTGATCGTATAGGGGCTGTTAGTGCTATTCGGTGGAACTTCAACATCACCTGAATTGGTATGTGCTTCATAGGAACCTTCAAATTGATGATTGGTATGAATCTCAATATCACCCGATTGAGCAGAAGCTTCTACATTGCGTGCTCCTTTTTGCAGAGTGATCAATATATCACCAGATTGTGAATTGATATGCCCTTCGCCACCTAATTGTTGAATTTCAATATCGCCTGAGCTGGCTGTAGTCGTTACATCTCCATCTAAGCGTTGTGCATAAATTTCACCAGAACCTGATGACAGTTGCAAAGTAGAACCTTGCCAGTGTTCTAAGCGAATATCGCCAGAGGACGTACTTAATTGAGTTGTTCCTTTTAAATCATAAGCTTTCACATCACCTGAACTGGTCTGGAGTTGTATATTAGTAGCTTCTACATTTTTGAGTGTCGTATGAGCAGAAGATACGTCCATAGTAAATTGTTGTAATTGAGCCGGATCGGTTAAAGCCACAGTGATATGTTGAATAGCAGGTGTAATATCAAAGTGAAAAAAGTTAAATCCAGAAGTTACTTCTTCTAAAGAAAGTTGTAACGTATCATTCTGAATAGTAGTCTGTTGTAATTGTTTCAAAATCGGGCGATCCAGCTTACCTTCAAATTGAACGGTATCTTTACCATTTGTACTTGCTACAAAATCCACCTGAACATCATAAGCCGAGTTAATATGTAATGTTTTCAATTGACCTACAGGCAATTCCCACATCTGTTTATGTACGATTGAATCTGGTTTACCACCTAAACCTAGATTATTAGCGCTTAAGCCAATAATACCAGCGATAATACAGATAAGACCAATAACGACACGTTTTTTGGTTCTTGTTTTCATATTTGTTTCCTCCAGATTCTTTGTATTCTTTCCAGTGCGTATAATAATTGTTAGGGAAATGAATAACAATTATTTATAGTTAAACAATTACTTTCCATATTGATCCGATCATACAAATAGTACAGTACTCTTTATAGAACAGTCAAAGATTATACCTGTAAAAGATAAATATAACAAAAGAGCAGAAAAAAACTCCCTATCCGTAGAAGGGAGTTCATTTTCATGTATATGATTGTAGTTATAGTATTTAAAAATGTAACTTAGTACGTATTACGAACACCAACATTACTGAACATAGCGTCAGTCCATTGACCTTTTACTGCATAGTTGACAGAAGTAACAGTTGGAGTGTTTGTACGCATACCATTGTAGATATTTTGTACATCAGCTGTATTTAATTCAATATTTAATGAAGGAATCACTGTTATTGCTGTTTTTTCTTCAGTAGTTGTTTTAGCATTTGGTGTTGTTGTTGCTAATTTAGCTTCTGTTGCTTTGAGGATACCGTTGTTGCTGTATACCCAATCCGCAGAGTAACCTAAAGTTTGAAAATCAGCGATAGGAAGAATAAAGTCTACACTATCTTTGAATAATGAAATATCTTGGCTTGTACCTGTTAATGTAGGAGAAACAGTGAATACACCAAGTGCTAGATCAGGTTTGATCGTTGCAATATCTTCATTAACATTTTGTACATAAGCTGCTAATTGTTCTGCTTTCCAAGTATTCCAAGTATTTAATTTGTTACTATTGCTTTTGGTAAAATCAATCGTATCTGGATCAAATCCATTATCAGATTGGAAAGCATTACGAGTAGAATTGTTCATATCAACACGATCCGTATCAAAATCTAAACCGCTTAATACTACACCATCTACATTGTAATTAGTCACAACTTCTTTAATAATCGAACGTTCATAGGTTTGCACATCTGGCTCAAAAGGATTTACATAGTACGTACTTCCGTTATTACCAGTGTAAGCTGAAAATCTACCTTTATCATTGATCGTACGCATTTGCCAAGATGAGTTTTTATCAATAGCTGCTTTATCCTGGAACTGTGGTACAACAGCATTGACTTTGATGCCGTATTGGTGAGCTTCTTCAATCACATCAGCCAGTGCATCAAATTCAGTAAAACCAGTAGCTTCTTTAACTAATTCGCTGTTATAGAAAGCATAACCAGATGATCCATTAACATCACTATCTTGTTTGACAGTCATATTGATTACAGATACATGGTTACGTACTGCTTGTTTGATAAAAGTATCAACTGTTGCTGCATTTGTGAAGTTAGCTTCAGTTTGTACAGTAATTTCAGTTGTAAAAGGAGTCACAGGAGCGACAGCTTCTTCAGCACTAGCTGTAGATGCTTGCCAAGGGATAATTGTAAGAGCTAATAAAGCAGCAGATAAAGAATAAGTAAGTTTTTTCATAATAATTTAGATCCTCTCTGAAATACATGTGTATTTTTGCTGAAAGTAAGTTATTGTCAGTTATAAATAATGAATAGCTTCTCAATTCAATTATTTTCCTATACGCTCTTATCTTTCGTAACTATACCATTATAATATGAATAACCGATGAACGACACCATGAGAAGTCTATGTCAATTGTCGCATTTAGACGAAAAACAGACATAAAGGTGAAAAACATTCTTTGTTTTCCATGAGAATAATGAATTTTAGCCAAAATTGAAACAATTTGATTAGGTATACTATATAATACGTAACCTACAGGTAAAAAGTTTCACATTTTAATGATATTTTCAAAATAATTTTAAAAATGGTTACATTAGATTACAATAAGTTAGTTTGTACATATAAAAGAGAACATAAAGTACGCGCAAAAAAACCTTTATAAGTTGATCGAAGTCTATAAGCACTTCAATCCTTATAAAGGTTTTTGATAGTGAGACGATAGAACAACGCTTATTCTTGAATCTCGATCAGTTCCAAATGCACATTAACCGTATCTTCTTCTGTTGCAAGCTTAGGTACAGAAGTCGAATAGTTATGAATACTTCCTTTGAAATGAAGATCGTGAGAAGGCACTTTAACATCAAACGTCTGTCCGTATAAATGTGAAGTCACATCATGATACTCTTGATTACCCGTAATTACAAAATCAAAAGCGATCAGATGGTGGGTCTTATCTTGAATAGAATGACTCACTTGCTCATATCGAAACTGCGAAGCGTTCAATTGCAAAGTGTCTAAATAGACAGGAATCGTTTCTGTAGAACGAATAGTCATGGTGTACCAATTCCTTTCTAATTTTTAAAAATTAAGGTTTAATAGGATATTCTCCATTACAACAGATAATAAAGTTGAGTGCTAAAAAAGGTTGCATATTATTGTGAGGTTGATTGCCACCTGTATATTGTACCATAAGTGGATCCATAGGAACTGTAGAATTAGGTACACCGTACAGATTGATTTGTGTCTGAGAAGGACCTGCTTTTGGAGATTGCGACCAAAGAGCATTACTTGGAGAATTAGTATTGCCTGGAATAGCTTTGGCTTGTGGGATATGAATATGTGCAGGTATTTGCGGCGCTGTTAATGTGACTTTTTCTGTGCCTGCTGTGCTTGCAATAGGATGGGGAGTTAAGGCTGGATTAGTACCTGTACCTTGGTGCATAGGCACATTACCTTGTAGATTAGGTAATTTGAATGTATTCGAGCTTGTTCCTGCACCATAAGTAGTTCCGATAACACTAAAAA contains:
- a CDS encoding histidine kinase, yielding MSTFRRKTPEELLQMITKLKQGRLKVYIGAVSGSGKTYHMLRDGQMLRHEGIDVVICAVSTLQRPETMQQLGDLERIPSIHWIKEDKQGQTWEQKDLNLEKIIERNPEVVLVDHLAHMNRPEAEHRTRWEDIRYLLEHGISVMVTVNVYELEGSAQLAQQYIGREVECTVPSDTLHQADEVRLIDVTPEVILQRYSAGLLDNSSDRAFFERGNLAVLRELALRTVAEGVGGTLEKHRAEQGLTGPTGTAERIMVSVQYHWNGSIYIRRGQQIARRLSGDLLVVSFQNKARKLNREEETFKRSIRELSTQVGGVFEEVAMISKRRLPRQVVRYAKEHQVTRIVLGHSRQNRWQEWINRSVINGVLLMTRDIDIFLMADRAEQEGERILPAKTTKLPAIKKEDSYRRLPSEEIARQIDHIRRGTFKVYVGAAPGVGKTYTMLREGNELRRQGIDVVIGLLETHGRQETADQAASLPLLSRQIIKYGDHHLEELDVEQIIARNPEVVLVDELAHTNVPGSRNSKRYEDITELLAAGISVISTVNIQHLESLNDAVEQITGIRVRETVPDSILHLADEVELIDVTPQTLRQRLQEGKIYASSKVEQALSNFFKMGNLIALRELALREVADDVDERLESWERKDSLRGPWQREEIIFVGVKLDHEAERLIRRGFRIAYRLKAKLIVSYIHIGSEFSLAGAIADKADKLHHLTVRLGGEFEIQYQPLRQRLAQSIVEEAQSHHATQMILGQTSTPPWKRWGRDSLLKKVLRHARNMDILVVADRES
- a CDS encoding DUF3219 family protein, coding for MTIRSTETIPVYLDTLQLNASQFRYEQVSHSIQDKTHHLIAFDFVITGNQEYHDVTSHLYGQTFDVKVPSHDLHFKGSIHNYSTSVPKLATEEDTVNVHLELIEIQE
- the kdpC gene encoding potassium-transporting ATPase subunit KdpC: MKTVWITLRTSVILFLLCCVVYQLAVTGIAQAFMSKQADGSLIYNSNNQVVGSALVGQAFTEPQYFQGRISSIDYNANGSGSPNFAPSNPELLKRLQESVSTWQKQNPDVPVSSLPVDLITNSGSGLDPDISPESATAQIPRISNLTGVSTDQLQTLVQQNTMSRQLGIFGEPAVNVLKLNMALQQELSKS
- a CDS encoding DUF4097 family beta strand repeat-containing protein — encoded protein: MKTRTKKRVVIGLICIIAGIIGLSANNLGLGGKPDSIVHKQMWELPVGQLKTLHINSAYDVQVDFVASTNGKDTVQFEGKLDRPILKQLQQTTIQNDTLQLSLEEVTSGFNFFHFDITPAIQHITVALTDPAQLQQFTMDVSSAHTTLKNVEATNIQLQTSSGDVKAYDLKGTTQLSTSSGDIRLEHWQGSTLQLSSGSGEIYAQRLDGDVTTTASSGDIEIQQLGGEGHINSQSGDILITLQKGARNVEASAQSGDIEIHTNHQFEGSYEAHTNSGDVEVPPNSTNSPYTIKANTSSGDIEIE
- a CDS encoding family 10 glycosylhydrolase translates to MKKLTYSLSAALLALTIIPWQASTASAEEAVAPVTPFTTEITVQTEANFTNAATVDTFIKQAVRNHVSVINMTVKQDSDVNGSSGYAFYNSELVKEATGFTEFDALADVIEEAHQYGIKVNAVVPQFQDKAAIDKNSSWQMRTINDKGRFSAYTGNNGSTYYVNPFEPDVQTYERSIIKEVVTNYNVDGVVLSGLDFDTDRVDMNNSTRNAFQSDNGFDPDTIDFTKSNSNKLNTWNTWKAEQLAAYVQNVNEDIATIKPDLALGVFTVSPTLTGTSQDISLFKDSVDFILPIADFQTLGYSADWVYSNNGILKATEAKLATTTPNAKTTTEEKTAITVIPSLNIELNTADVQNIYNGMRTNTPTVTSVNYAVKGQWTDAMFSNVGVRNTY
- a CDS encoding phage tail protein, whose product is MADPFVGEIRMFAGNFAPQDWLFCQGQELNVMNYNLLFSVIGTTYGAGTSSNTFKLPNLQGNVPMHQGTGTNPALTPHPIASTAGTEKVTLTAPQIPAHIHIPQAKAIPGNTNSPSNALWSQSPKAGPSQTQINLYGVPNSTVPMDPLMVQYTGGNQPHNNMQPFLALNFIICCNGEYPIKP